The genomic DNA TCTATCTCTTTTGAGGCGGGAAAACAAGAAGCCTTTACCGCATGAAAGTCGTGACAGCCGTGCGTGTTTGGCATTGAGAATCCCAGCGATGATCCGGCTCGACAAAACATCCGATGACATGCGTGCCAGCCCGGCTTAGGGCCCAGCATCACAGATACCATCGAGTATCCTCACATAAATCGATATTCTGCAGAAAGCAACCTAACTGCTTAATATAAACGGCCCTCGTCCTACCGATCCATGTTCTTGGTCATCCACGGATGCTGGACAAGTTCACAGCCGGCATACGATCCGCCGGGCTGACTTTCATCATGCATCCCAGGAAATCAAGGAATAGATTTATCTCATTCCGCCGCAGTCCGCACCACCATTTTTCGTGCTCTAATGATGGCACACCTGTCGATTTGACCCCCTAGATTCGTCCCTCTTCTTCGAATATGCTATTCACGGTCTCGGCATCTCCTTGAGCAAGCAGTTCTTTAGGAAAACATCCAAAATGGTTTACAATTTTCGCTATGTGGTCTTTGAGCCTATAATACCCGTCAGGTGGTATCTATTTAGAGAATAAGCGTTGGGTCGCTTCTGGGGTCGACGGTGTTGTAGCATCCTATTACGGAACGGTTTAGAATCGGAGTGTATTTTGCCTCggtttggttttgggttgGGCTTGGGTAGTCGATGGGGAATTCAGACTTGATGAGGGATGTATCTTGGAATTTGATCATGATGTTGGGTTGTTTGATATCTAGTAAATTTTTGAGGGTTAAAATTTGGTGTTTATCAATTGTTAATCACTGACCTGAGGCTTACCGGTATAAATGACACTGCTTGCGTGGGAAAAATCAAGTACGAATATGAGCTGGCCAGGGAACTTCCTCATCAAGGGGCTGGGAATGAGGTACTCGTGGAAGTAAGTAGGGAAAGTGGCCCAAACACAAGGCATGTCCTCAGAATCCTACGCGGCTATCATCTTGGCAGTTGGCTCAAGTCCGCGCTTATCTTGACCAATGTGGTAAGATACCAAGGCGAAGATGATATCATCGTCACTGATAAGAATTTGGGGTTTCTTCGCCGTCAGAATTTGGCAAAAACAAAGCCCAAGCCTCTGCACAGCTCAGTCCTCGGCTTGAAGCTGCAGCTTGCTTGGTCAAAGATGACAGATGATAGCTTTCATTCTTTCCCCATCAGCACAACGCTGGTAGGATTCCAATCATATGATAAGGTGGCAGCTGGCTGTTGATATCCTCGTTCAAAAGGCATGTCACGTACCACAACAGGATAAACATTTCTCTTCAAGTCACATTGGAACAATGTTCCACCGCTGACAGAACACAGAATCGTGGCGATCGAATGATGGATCAGCGGTGAACTGCAAATTAGGAAGGTGGGatgtgaggaagaggaaagcCGCAGGTCAAACTAACTGATCTCAGCACGCTATACCGCACACTTCACTGGCTCGACCCATTTCACTCGGCCAAATAACCGGGCTCTGACTTCCACATGTCCGGACAATAGATCCCCTTAGGTAGACCCGTTGAGGAGTCTGAGTCGCCCGTCGTCCCCTGCTGACCATCCGGGAATGATTTCCCCGCAAAGCTTATTTGCGTAGACTCTGCCCCGCTCCCCTCCGCCCTGTTGACCCATGGGCTCGTATGGTTGACCATGGCTGATGGCTCACATCCGTTTGAAGACGCCAAAGTAGACAACGGGACCATGGAGGTGAAAGCTCAGAATAGCAATGGGCTCGCGCCTTCCGCCGACATCTGAGACAGCATCTTCGCCCATTGGCTCAAGAGACGGGAGCCGGCAGTCAACTGTCTTGTCGAACTTGGCATCGTCAATCAAGCATATGCCAAGGCGCCTGGCAAGCCACAATGGCGTGCTTGGCAGGTTCAAACTTCTTTTGGCAGCCAAGCCAATTCCACATGACGTCCTGTCATCAACACTTCAACAGCATTCGCGCCGCCGTCAAAAAGTCCGGCGCCGTTGATCCTCCATGCCCTACATGCAGCCTTCTCGCCGGATTTTGTGGGCTCCCCACATTTGACCCCTCCCCATGGTCACACTCGACGCGGTCGGCAAGtaagggggagggggagggggagggggaggcatTCATGGTTTACGAGAATCGTGATTTCATCAGGCACTGCGTGAGCGGCAACACGCTTACCCTAATCATGTCTGACCTACCGCCCTACAAAAGAATGCAGGTCTCTTCCCCGGTCCCCTGAGTTCCAGATAAGACGGACACCGGTCGGTCTCAGTCCGATAGTCCTGtctttttcccttcccccacaTATTTCTCTCTTCGCTTCCCTAACCGCACCCGCTACTTGACAAGAATAAACCACATTCATGGAGTCAACGCATCAGCCAGCTGATCCCATCGCCAAGGGAATTCTTCCTACAGCAAAGCAAGGCGTAAGGGATTTATTCAACTTCAAGCAACGAATCGTCGTCACAGATCACCTTGGTCATACAAGGACAGAATGGGCGCGTCCGATCCCTCTCAAGAACCCCATCAGCCTGCTAGCCCAGTTATCAGCGCGTGATtggctcttcttcatcgtcggcTTCGCAGCCTGGACAGCAGATGCCTTTGACTTCCACGCTCTTTCGATTCAGCAAAAGAAGCTGGCTGATTACTATGGCACGACAAAGACCGAAATATCTACCGCCATCACGCTCACACTGCTACTTCGATCAATAGGCGCGGCGATGTTCGGCCTCGCTGGTGACAAGTGGGGACGGAAATGGCCCATGGTGTTCAACATGATTGTATTGGGTGTGTTGCAGATCGCCACAATCTACAGCAGCACGTTCCAGCAGTTTTTGGCTGTCAGAGCCCTGTTTGGCTTGTTCATGGGCGGAGTGTAGGTTCTTCTCTCGTTGCCCAAAACCTTGACCAGGTGCTGACCACCGTGTAATAGCTACGGCAATGCTATCGCTATGGCCCTAGAGAACAGCCCAGTCGACGCCCGCGGCCTCATGTCTGGAATCCTCCAGCAAGGATACTCGCTCGGATATGTGTGCGCTGCTTGTGCCAAtctgggtgttggtggcgcGACGGAGAGCTGGAAGACAGTCTTTTGGATTGCCGCCGCTATTTCGATCTTTGTTGGCCTCGTACGTTGTCTCTTCCCCGAGTCTAGGCAGTTCATCGAAGCTCGCGCTGCTGGCAAGGCGCAGGCAAACCCCTCTGCGTTCTGGAAGGAAACGCGGGTGATGCTTGCGCAAGAGTGGAAGATGTGCGTTTATTGCATCATTCTGATGACGTGGTTCAACTGTAAGCTTTATTTCCCCAGTcgttggctgggttggtaCTGACGCATGCCCTGATAGACTACAGCCACACCTCCCAAGACAGCTACACGACCTTTATGCTGACGCAGAAGGAGCTCGAGAACGCTGGAGCCAGTCGGGCAAGTATCATCATGAAGGCCGGCGCTTGCGTGGGAGGGACCATCATCGGGTACATCTCCCAGTGGTTCGGCCGCCGCAGAACAATCATCGTCGCGTCGCTCATCAGCATGGCGCTCATCCCTGCGTGGATTCTCCCCACAGATGAAGGTGGTCTTTCAGCAAGCGGCTTCTTCATGCAATTCTTTGTCCAGGGTGCCTGGGGCGTGATTCCCATCCATTTGAATGAGCTCTCGCCACCTGCCTTCCGCTCATCCTTCCCAGGTATCACCTACCAGCTCGGCAATAtgatctcctccccatcagcgCAGATCGTCAATGCTATAGCCGAGAGCACGTTTGTTGTGAGTGCTTCTgggaagatggtggaggCGTATGGTCCCGTGATGGGCATCGCGACGGCGATTATCGCTTTTGGGATCGCGACGTGGGTTGCGGTTGGGCCGGAGAAGCGCGGGAGGGAGTTCGAGAAGGTGTTGCCGGCGGGGATGAATATTATGCAGGAGGGGACAAGGGCGGATGATCTTGAGTCTGGGTCGGCGAGtaatgaggaggggaagggggagactAGTGAGTTGGAGACGGTGCCGACTAAGGGGTTGAGTGAGAAGtaagggggttggtttgagATTGGGAGGCTGGTTTATTGGTTGGAAACATAATTTTTGTGTGATTGGCGGGTCGGGGACAAGGGGTTTCTTGTTTGGATATTAGATTGACTGGTTTGGGTTGTGAAGTTTTTCTCTGGGAAGGAAGTTGGGGACTAGACAAGTCGTCTACCTTACAGTAGCAGGGCGTCAGTTACATTCGTCATTCTTGTATCAAGGCCTGATCGCACCCTTGATAATAGGCCCTTTTCTCAATGGATTTTTTTGGCTTGGAAATGCACCACTTTTGGCCGAGGCTTTGCTGTGGAGCCCACTCACTTGAAGCTATTCCCAGTTTTTGCAACATTTACCACACAGCCAATACTGAGTGCAATGAGGCGAAGATAGTATCAAAATATTCGCAATTACTAGGCTTAATATATGGCTAATTCTGGTATTTTGCTTTCAATGTTGAACCCACCCAACTTTGGTCCTTTGGCCAAAATAAAGAGGTACGATCAGACCCTGCAGTCTCTATTATTTGGTAGAGCGTACAGACCATGGCACGTGCACCTCCAGTACTTATTCTCCCGATCAACTGAATATTGGCCCCTTACTTGTCTTGCACTTAACATTCATTCCAACGTCGCGGAACTATCTCGAGGTATTACGTAAGTCTGCCATAAAACTCTGGAAAGTGCCTTCAGAACCTCACAGGCAAGTAGTCGAGCATTGTTGTATAACACGTGGATCGATTATCGTATTTGGCGTGTCAAGTATCACCCTCCAAAACagaaaggggaaaaagaTTGGAGGTCCCGTCTTGATGCTCCACCTGCTGTCGATCTTTGGCTGGCAATGCGTGTACTGAACGACATGCCTGTACTTTCGACACTCAGGGGGGACGATTATATGTCGAATCCCGCGTGGACATACACCTTCGGCTCATGCCCCATTGTTCCTTTTCCTGGCTTGAGTCGCCACTTGCCAACAATACCATCAGTGCAGACCTTGTCAGTCTCCCAAAAATCGGACACTACTGAGGCTCGTTATTCGATCTTGCCCGAACCTCACCACGTTATGCATCGACTGCCAATCATATTTGGAAGAAATGAAGTATGTACCTTTTTGGCCAGTTATGGGCTTGTTCTTGAAAAAGGCTTCGGCGTTGGATAGCTTCGAGGCTCTTGAATTGTTCCGGTTTGGATTCTTCCAATGTAGTAAGCTGCATGTGAAGAGATGCAGGAGCGGCTGGAGCCCTAGCGAACATCAAAAGGTAAGGCCTAACATATGGTCTTTCAAGTGTGGAACGACCAAACCAAggtttcttctctttttccagCAAAGAACTCCTGGAATCGGGAAGACAGGTATGTGTTCAATTGTGAAAAGTGCGGCGACACTAACACATAGGCCCTTATCAGCTATTCATTCCCTCTTTTCCGACATCTCAAAACTATCGATTTATGGCAACCTGGATTTGAAGTGGACATGGCATGGGCCAGGGGAGACACCCGACCATATGGTGTGGGAGGAACTTGAAGAGGACCAAGTCCAACATATCGAGCAAAGAGCATGCACAGTCCAGGACTTCATTCCGATGCTCAAGGAATTCAAGAATCTCAAGCAGCTGGTCATCACCGACGAGCAGATGGCAAGATCCGAAGTGATGGACCTGCCTGATGTTGAGGAAAGTATGTTTGAATTGCTGAAACATTTTCGCTGAACATCAGAAAGCTAACTCACTCGGATTCTTGCAGGAGCGGCTAATACTTATGAGGAAGTGACCCGGCTCTCCAAACTGGTGTTGAATATGCCAGAGGTGACGACCCGGGAGGCCAACAACCAAAGCTGGTGCGGAGCTTCCATAACAAGTGGTTTGACACATTGACTCTGGCGAGGGCGTGACTGAAGGGCATGGAACTAGGGCCAaaatggtggtgggcatAAAGGAATGGTCTTTGgcggttgttgggggtgccTTCGTAGAGACTTCGCAACGCAATGCAAAAtggatgaggaagaaaagaaaggaaaaatgAAATACACTGCCCACGACGTCCTCATATACCCAGGGCGGTCAACAAGTCAAGTCAAGTAAAGTCGAAGGCCGACTTGACTTGACTTGAAGTCCTCACCGGCTTTGATTTGACTTGTCGACTTGTAAGCCTTCCGGTAGTCTTTCCAGTCCCGATTTGTGGCACAAAGACAGGGGCCAACTTAATACATTTACCACTATAAACCTagctattattaatatatataaattaaaagaagaCTTTGTCGGGCCATGGCAAACCGGTAGGTTAAGCCTACCCTGGATTTGATTTGACTTGCGCAAAAATCCGGCCAGCTTGACTTGCCTTGGCAGCTTGACTTGTTGACCACCCT from Podospora pseudoanserina strain CBS 124.78 chromosome 2, whole genome shotgun sequence includes the following:
- a CDS encoding hypothetical protein (COG:T; EggNog:ENOG503P3JT) yields the protein MPCVWATFPTYFHEYLIPSPLMRKFPGQLIFVLDFSHASSVIYTDIKQPNIMIKFQDTSLIKSEFPIDYPSPTQNQTEAKYTPILNRSVIGCYNTVDPRSDPTLIL
- a CDS encoding hypothetical protein (EggNog:ENOG503NXDP; COG:E; COG:G; COG:P), producing the protein MESTHQPADPIAKGILPTAKQGVRDLFNFKQRIVVTDHLGHTRTEWARPIPLKNPISLLAQLSARDWLFFIVGFAAWTADAFDFHALSIQQKKLADYYGTTKTEISTAITLTLLLRSIGAAMFGLAGDKWGRKWPMVFNMIVLGVLQIATIYSSTFQQFLAVRALFGLFMGGVYGNAIAMALENSPVDARGLMSGILQQGYSLGYVCAACANLGVGGATESWKTVFWIAAAISIFVGLVRCLFPESRQFIEARAAGKAQANPSAFWKETRVMLAQEWKMCVYCIILMTWFNYYSHTSQDSYTTFMLTQKELENAGASRASIIMKAGACVGGTIIGYISQWFGRRRTIIVASLISMALIPAWILPTDEGGLSASGFFMQFFVQGAWGVIPIHLNELSPPAFRSSFPGITYQLGNMISSPSAQIVNAIAESTFVVSASGKMVEAYGPVMGIATAIIAFGIATWVAVGPEKRGREFEKVLPAGMNIMQEGTRADDLESGSASNEEGKGETSELETVPTKGLSEK